CGTAAGCCGCTTCTACCGTGTTTACACTTATATTCATCTGAACGGAAAGCTTCCTCTTCGATGGGAGCTTCGACTCAGCTGGAAGACTGCCGTCTGTAATTTTCTGTTTTATTTGTTCGTAAAGCTGGACAAAGAGGGGAATCCCTTTCTTGAAAAAAATTGTTTCCATTTTAGCCTCCTGAACTGGCACCTTGAAAAAATATAAAACTGGCTCTCCGCACCATGCCAGTAATTTGTTATTTTTATCCTAACACAAGGAGGAATGACAAATGGAAAAAATTATAGAACTAGTTGGTGAGAAGGACTGGAAGAAAGGATTTCCGGTGATTTCGCAGCTAAGACCACACTTGACTGAAGGTGATTTCCTTGAGCTTGCGGCGCTTGCAGCTGAACAGGAAAACTACCGGATTAAAGTGCTCCTTAAGGATAGTCAGCCTATTGCCTATATTGGATATCAGCCAATGATCACCCTGTATTACGGGAGGTTTATCTGGGTTTCTGATCTTGTAACGGATGAAGCTCACCGCTCTCTGGGATATGGCGAAAAACTGCTTTCCCATGTGGAAGAGGAAGCGCAAAAAGGTGGCTATGATGGAATAGCCCTTTCTTCCGCACTTCATAGAAAAGGGGCTCATCGCTTTTATGAGGAGAAAATGGGTTTTGATAAAGCCAGCTACAGCTTTAAGAAGGTTTTCAAATAACTTTTTCCTTCGCTTGTCTATTTTCCTAGAAACAAAGGCCCCTTTTTAAAAGAAAATGGAGCGCTAAAAATAGAGGGAATTCGCTGTGTTTCTATTGTTTTCTGCATGTTCTCTCAAGTGGGACAAACGGAGGTACATCGAAAAATGTAAAAATTTTGACTGAAATTAGGCAATCCGATATATTTACTAAATATTCTGATAAATTTATGATGTGTAAAAGGAGGCGAGACAATGGGAAAGGGAAGAATTAGAGTGGAGGAGCGTATCAAAGTTGAGACTAATGAAGAAATGTATAAAGCCACCCTCGTTGACCAGAATAGCTCAAAGGAAAAGAAATAATCCCAATTCCATGAATCAAAGCCGAACTGCCTTTTCACAAAACTTTACTTAGAATCCCGTTCATGCTTTAAGCTGCCAGCCCCGAATCTGGCAGC
The Metabacillus sp. FJAT-52054 genome window above contains:
- a CDS encoding YhdX family protein translates to MGKGRIRVEERIKVETNEEMYKATLVDQNSSKEKK
- a CDS encoding GNAT family N-acetyltransferase yields the protein MEKIIELVGEKDWKKGFPVISQLRPHLTEGDFLELAALAAEQENYRIKVLLKDSQPIAYIGYQPMITLYYGRFIWVSDLVTDEAHRSLGYGEKLLSHVEEEAQKGGYDGIALSSALHRKGAHRFYEEKMGFDKASYSFKKVFK